Proteins from one Sarcophilus harrisii chromosome 2, mSarHar1.11, whole genome shotgun sequence genomic window:
- the TAF1C gene encoding TATA box-binding protein-associated factor RNA polymerase I subunit C isoform X3, with protein sequence MDFPDNLFPTFFLPGPPGLSDSPASYLAPAWSDYMQLLKPPQTQDPSINPQHEASYVTKWGRWKSDTPGPLPFLLPGADPWDPELMSQDLLFRGRVKQPARAKATIDVIEQLNHFLWDHGDIAFGPLGMLLQENFNLGEKKKSRKNKMVMNTEWLLRDLNGYQPKGCPWAHLSTRQRRFSLLGGTVLGEEVENLLGGLLHEELETRWKRLLLDEASTGGALGWVPGAKPHHGQLVYPTGRAHDQLNFQKVKLSPTNEPQALGDPSHILLRGPVRQVVTRTIQGEALVAVRSDHHCALWKLEHRGPPEPLQVLEMEKEATGISLSPHLPGELAVCTRSGAVCLWSPQHGLQQIHKDPETFVFKDPSSWRWADFTAHPRVLTVADRTGLRFADARAPSDCGELLFRVGAEASCQRGERVLLAQYLGTPDPLPLSPTLHLVCTQFSLYLLDERLPLVPLLKWNHGLLSPPLLAQLLPPPYPEAPLPLLLGGLGGHLRMLHLSGSGRTPQLAAPPQSLPSLIDSLPGFPVLEPHGQQLLQERLRAPLTGLAAVVPPGCPSPTMLLFQLSAAGDVFYQRLWLQPDTSSESAGSPSTDHAEDLGLNSHSQTSATSSLGTVSEPSAVSWKPRAVACCRRWLKTLLQVPPTLPSWTPPTFSQHHLRWLKEENKGKVQEGLRAAMAEGRLLLQGDLAPLPPSDPPPAHEPFGTEDKLSERLEASWERKGAIWWDGQRDGSRLPRKRQSREKRRTQLSSSFSSVRSTSDFSDVNSPLPHPPKTPSPLHRMSETSQSLELSQELWVKNIPRERRQTLRDYLAVLPSPDSGNCSIPQFQNPSSQSLSTSEPGKCSVPCSQNPRTQTLFSPLPESYSAFYSQNPNSQSLYSQNPNSQSLYSPEPAFNSVFHSQNSSIQKLPSRHTPSLAGSQPLRKKPRMGF encoded by the exons ATGGATTTCCCTGACAATCTCTTTCCCACGTTCTTTCTGCCTGGTCCCCCTGGCCTGAGTGATTCCCCTGCCTCTTATCTGGCCCCTGCTTGGAGTGACTACATGCAGTTGCTGAAGCCCCCCCAGACCCAGGATCCATCG ATTAACCCCCAGCATGAAGCATCCTATGTGACAAAGTGGGGAAGATGGAAATCTGACACTCCTGGACCCCTGCCCTTCCTGCTCCCTGGTGCTG ATCCTTGGGATCCTGAACTAATGTCCCAAGATCTGCTCTTTCGGGGGAGAGTGAAGCAACCAGCTAGGGCCAAAGCCACAATAGATGTTATAGAGCAG CTTAACCATTTCTTGTGGGATCATGGAGACATTGCCTTTGGGCCCTTAGGAATGCTGCTGCAGGAGAATTTTAACCTGGGAGAAAAAAAG AAATCCCGCAAGAACAAAATGGTGATGAATACAGAATGGTTGCTCCGGGACCTCAATGGATACCAACCCAAGGG GTGCCCCTGGGCCCACCTGAGTACCCGTCAGCGAAGGTTCTCTCTGCTGGGGGGCACGGTGCTGGGAGAGGAAGTAGAAAATCTGCTTGGGGGGCTGCTGCATGAGGAGCTGGAGACACGCTGGAAGAGGCTGCTCCTGGATGAAGCTTCTACAGGCGGGGCTCTTGGTTGGGTTCCAGGGGCCAAACCCCACCATGGCCAGCTGGTCTACCCTACTGGCCGAGCCCACGACCAGCTGA ACTTCCAGAAGGTAAAACTGTCTCCCACCAACGAGCCCCAGGCCCTTGGGGACCCAAGCCACATCTTGCTCCGAGGACCAGTCCGGCAGGTGGTGACTCGCACAATCCAGGGAGAAG CTCTGGTGGCTGTCCGCTCTGACCATCACTGTGCTTTATGGAAGCTTGAACACCGAGGGCCTCCGGAGCCCCTGCAAGTGCTGGAGATGGAAAAGGAAGCTACCGGGATCAGCCTCAG CCCTCACCTCCCCGGAGAGCTGGCAGTCTGCACTCGCTCGGGAGCTGTGTGTCTGTGGAGCCCCCAGCATGG GCTACAGCAAATACACAAAGACCCCGAGACCTTCGTCTTCAAGGACCCCTCTTCGTGGCGCTGGGCAGACTTCACAGCTCACCCGCGGGTGCTGACTGTCGCCGACCGCACTGGCCTCAGATTCGCGGACGCCCGG GCTCCCTCTGATTGCGGTGAGCTCCTTTTCCGCGTGGGGGCTGAAGCCTCCTGTCAGCGAGGAGAGCGCGTCTTGTTGGCTCAGTACTTGGGGACACCCGATCCTCTCCCCCTGAGTCCCACCCTTCATCTCGTCTGTACCCAG TTCTCCCTCTACCTGCTGGATGAGCGTTTACCTCTCGTGCCATTGCTGAAGTGGAACCACGGGCTCCTGTCTCCCCCGCTGCTGGCTCAGCTCCTGCCCCCGCCCTACCCTGAAGCGCCCCTGCCCCTGCTGCTCGGAGGCCTCGGGGGCCACCTGCGGATGCTGCATCTTTCAG GGTCCGGTCGCACCCCCCAGCTGGCGGCACCGCCGCAGTCTCTGCCTTCGCTCATTGACTCCCTCCCTGGCTTTCCAGTCCTGGAGCCCCACGGTCAGCAGCTGCTGCAGGAACGCCTCAGGGCTCCCCTTACAG GCTTGGCTGCTGTTGTACCGCCAGGTTGCCCCAGCCCCACCATGCTGCTGTTCCAGCTCTCCGCTGCTGGAGATGTTTTTTACCAGCGCCTCTGGCTGCAGCCAGACACCAGTTCAGAAAGTGCTGGCTCTCCTTCCACTGACCACGCTGAGGACTTAGGCCTCAATTCCCACAGCCAGACCTCTGCTACCTCATCCTTGGGCACAGTTTCTGAGCCCAGCGCTGTTTCCTGGAAGCCCCGGGCTGTTGCTTGTTGCCGCCGTTGGCTGAAAACCCTGTTACAGGTTCCCCCAACCCTCCCTTCTTGGACACCCCCTACTTTCTCCCAACACCATCTCCGATGgttgaaggaagaaaacaaagggaaGGTCCAAGAGGGCCTGCGGGCCGCCATGGCCGAAGGTCGGCTCCTGCTTCAAGGGGACCTGGCCCCACTCCCTCCCTCTGATCCACCCCCTGCACACGAGCCCTTTGGTACGGAAGACAAGTTGAGTGAACGTTTGGAAGCGTCCTGGGAAAGGAAGGGAGCCATTTGGTGGGATGGCCAACGAGATGGCAGCCGGCTGCCTAGAAAGCGGCAGTCGAGGGAGAAGAGGCGGACTCAGCTCTCTAGTTCTTTCTCTTCCGTCAGATCTACTTCTGACTTCTCTGACGTCAACAGTCCCCTTCCTCATCCTCCAAAGACTCCCAGCCCTCTCCACAGGATGTCTGAAACTTCTCAGTCTCTGGAGCTGTCTCAGGAGCTCTGGGTCAAAAATATACCCCGAGAACGGCGGCAGACACTTCGAGACTACCTTGCAGTCCTCCCTTCTCCAGACTCAGGAAACTGCTCTATCCCCCAATTCCAGAATCCTAGCAGCCAGAGCCTCTCCACTTCTGAGCCAGGGAAATGTTCAGTACCATGCTCCCAGAATCCAAGGACACAgaccctcttttctcctctcccagaGAGCTACTCTGCCTTCTACTCTCAAAATCCAAACAGTCAGAGCCTCTACTCTCAAAATCCAAACAGTCAGAGCCTCTACTCCCCTGAACCAGCGTTCAACTCTGTGTTCCACTCCCAGAATTCAAGCATCCAGAAACTGCCCTCCCGACACACTCCTTCCCTTGCAGGCTCACAGCCCCTCAGGAAGAAGCCCCGCATGGGCTTCTAA
- the TAF1C gene encoding TATA box-binding protein-associated factor RNA polymerase I subunit C isoform X1 has translation MDFPDNLFPTFFLPGPPGLSDSPASYLAPAWSDYMQLLKPPQTQDPSINPQHEASYVTKWGRWKSDTPGPLPFLLPGADPWDPELMSQDLLFRGRVKQPARAKATIDVIEQLNHFLWDHGDIAFGPLGMLLQENFNLGEKKKSRKNKMVMNTEWLLRDLNGYQPKGCPWAHLSTRQRRFSLLGGTVLGEEVENLLGGLLHEELETRWKRLLLDEASTGGALGWVPGAKPHHGQLVYPTGRAHDQLNFQKVKLSPTNEPQALGDPSHILLRGPVRQVVTRTIQGEGETHKAACFPLLGFPDVASGAPCPHPSHESIACFRLTLILSSALVAVRSDHHCALWKLEHRGPPEPLQVLEMEKEATGISLSPHLPGELAVCTRSGAVCLWSPQHGLQQIHKDPETFVFKDPSSWRWADFTAHPRVLTVADRTGLRFADARAPSDCGELLFRVGAEASCQRGERVLLAQYLGTPDPLPLSPTLHLVCTQFSLYLLDERLPLVPLLKWNHGLLSPPLLAQLLPPPYPEAPLPLLLGGLGGHLRMLHLSGSGRTPQLAAPPQSLPSLIDSLPGFPVLEPHGQQLLQERLRAPLTGLAAVVPPGCPSPTMLLFQLSAAGDVFYQRLWLQPDTSSESAGSPSTDHAEDLGLNSHSQTSATSSLGTVSEPSAVSWKPRAVACCRRWLKTLLQVPPTLPSWTPPTFSQHHLRWLKEENKGKVQEGLRAAMAEGRLLLQGDLAPLPPSDPPPAHEPFGTEDKLSERLEASWERKGAIWWDGQRDGSRLPRKRQSREKRRTQLSSSFSSVRSTSDFSDVNSPLPHPPKTPSPLHRMSETSQSLELSQELWVKNIPRERRQTLRDYLAVLPSPDSGNCSIPQFQNPSSQSLSTSEPGKCSVPCSQNPRTQTLFSPLPESYSAFYSQNPNSQSLYSQNPNSQSLYSPEPAFNSVFHSQNSSIQKLPSRHTPSLAGSQPLRKKPRMGF, from the exons ATGGATTTCCCTGACAATCTCTTTCCCACGTTCTTTCTGCCTGGTCCCCCTGGCCTGAGTGATTCCCCTGCCTCTTATCTGGCCCCTGCTTGGAGTGACTACATGCAGTTGCTGAAGCCCCCCCAGACCCAGGATCCATCG ATTAACCCCCAGCATGAAGCATCCTATGTGACAAAGTGGGGAAGATGGAAATCTGACACTCCTGGACCCCTGCCCTTCCTGCTCCCTGGTGCTG ATCCTTGGGATCCTGAACTAATGTCCCAAGATCTGCTCTTTCGGGGGAGAGTGAAGCAACCAGCTAGGGCCAAAGCCACAATAGATGTTATAGAGCAG CTTAACCATTTCTTGTGGGATCATGGAGACATTGCCTTTGGGCCCTTAGGAATGCTGCTGCAGGAGAATTTTAACCTGGGAGAAAAAAAG AAATCCCGCAAGAACAAAATGGTGATGAATACAGAATGGTTGCTCCGGGACCTCAATGGATACCAACCCAAGGG GTGCCCCTGGGCCCACCTGAGTACCCGTCAGCGAAGGTTCTCTCTGCTGGGGGGCACGGTGCTGGGAGAGGAAGTAGAAAATCTGCTTGGGGGGCTGCTGCATGAGGAGCTGGAGACACGCTGGAAGAGGCTGCTCCTGGATGAAGCTTCTACAGGCGGGGCTCTTGGTTGGGTTCCAGGGGCCAAACCCCACCATGGCCAGCTGGTCTACCCTACTGGCCGAGCCCACGACCAGCTGA ACTTCCAGAAGGTAAAACTGTCTCCCACCAACGAGCCCCAGGCCCTTGGGGACCCAAGCCACATCTTGCTCCGAGGACCAGTCCGGCAGGTGGTGACTCGCACAATCCAGGGAGAAGGTGAGACCCATAAAGCCGCCTGTTTTCCACTCCTTGGCTTTCCTGATGTGGCTTCTGGTGCTCCTTGCCCCCATCCCAGCCATGAGAGTATTGCCTGCTTTCGGCTGACCCTTATCCTCTCCTCAGCTCTGGTGGCTGTCCGCTCTGACCATCACTGTGCTTTATGGAAGCTTGAACACCGAGGGCCTCCGGAGCCCCTGCAAGTGCTGGAGATGGAAAAGGAAGCTACCGGGATCAGCCTCAG CCCTCACCTCCCCGGAGAGCTGGCAGTCTGCACTCGCTCGGGAGCTGTGTGTCTGTGGAGCCCCCAGCATGG GCTACAGCAAATACACAAAGACCCCGAGACCTTCGTCTTCAAGGACCCCTCTTCGTGGCGCTGGGCAGACTTCACAGCTCACCCGCGGGTGCTGACTGTCGCCGACCGCACTGGCCTCAGATTCGCGGACGCCCGG GCTCCCTCTGATTGCGGTGAGCTCCTTTTCCGCGTGGGGGCTGAAGCCTCCTGTCAGCGAGGAGAGCGCGTCTTGTTGGCTCAGTACTTGGGGACACCCGATCCTCTCCCCCTGAGTCCCACCCTTCATCTCGTCTGTACCCAG TTCTCCCTCTACCTGCTGGATGAGCGTTTACCTCTCGTGCCATTGCTGAAGTGGAACCACGGGCTCCTGTCTCCCCCGCTGCTGGCTCAGCTCCTGCCCCCGCCCTACCCTGAAGCGCCCCTGCCCCTGCTGCTCGGAGGCCTCGGGGGCCACCTGCGGATGCTGCATCTTTCAG GGTCCGGTCGCACCCCCCAGCTGGCGGCACCGCCGCAGTCTCTGCCTTCGCTCATTGACTCCCTCCCTGGCTTTCCAGTCCTGGAGCCCCACGGTCAGCAGCTGCTGCAGGAACGCCTCAGGGCTCCCCTTACAG GCTTGGCTGCTGTTGTACCGCCAGGTTGCCCCAGCCCCACCATGCTGCTGTTCCAGCTCTCCGCTGCTGGAGATGTTTTTTACCAGCGCCTCTGGCTGCAGCCAGACACCAGTTCAGAAAGTGCTGGCTCTCCTTCCACTGACCACGCTGAGGACTTAGGCCTCAATTCCCACAGCCAGACCTCTGCTACCTCATCCTTGGGCACAGTTTCTGAGCCCAGCGCTGTTTCCTGGAAGCCCCGGGCTGTTGCTTGTTGCCGCCGTTGGCTGAAAACCCTGTTACAGGTTCCCCCAACCCTCCCTTCTTGGACACCCCCTACTTTCTCCCAACACCATCTCCGATGgttgaaggaagaaaacaaagggaaGGTCCAAGAGGGCCTGCGGGCCGCCATGGCCGAAGGTCGGCTCCTGCTTCAAGGGGACCTGGCCCCACTCCCTCCCTCTGATCCACCCCCTGCACACGAGCCCTTTGGTACGGAAGACAAGTTGAGTGAACGTTTGGAAGCGTCCTGGGAAAGGAAGGGAGCCATTTGGTGGGATGGCCAACGAGATGGCAGCCGGCTGCCTAGAAAGCGGCAGTCGAGGGAGAAGAGGCGGACTCAGCTCTCTAGTTCTTTCTCTTCCGTCAGATCTACTTCTGACTTCTCTGACGTCAACAGTCCCCTTCCTCATCCTCCAAAGACTCCCAGCCCTCTCCACAGGATGTCTGAAACTTCTCAGTCTCTGGAGCTGTCTCAGGAGCTCTGGGTCAAAAATATACCCCGAGAACGGCGGCAGACACTTCGAGACTACCTTGCAGTCCTCCCTTCTCCAGACTCAGGAAACTGCTCTATCCCCCAATTCCAGAATCCTAGCAGCCAGAGCCTCTCCACTTCTGAGCCAGGGAAATGTTCAGTACCATGCTCCCAGAATCCAAGGACACAgaccctcttttctcctctcccagaGAGCTACTCTGCCTTCTACTCTCAAAATCCAAACAGTCAGAGCCTCTACTCTCAAAATCCAAACAGTCAGAGCCTCTACTCCCCTGAACCAGCGTTCAACTCTGTGTTCCACTCCCAGAATTCAAGCATCCAGAAACTGCCCTCCCGACACACTCCTTCCCTTGCAGGCTCACAGCCCCTCAGGAAGAAGCCCCGCATGGGCTTCTAA
- the TAF1C gene encoding TATA box-binding protein-associated factor RNA polymerase I subunit C isoform X2 — MDFPDNLFPTFFLPGPPGLSDSPASYLAPAWSDYMQLLKPPQTQDPSINPQHEASYVTKWGRWKSDTPGPLPFLLPGADPWDPELMSQDLLFRGRVKQPARAKATIDVIEQLNHFLWDHGDIAFGPLGMLLQENFNLGEKKKSRKNKMVMNTEWLLRDLNGYQPKGCPWAHLSTRQRRFSLLGGTVLGEEVENLLGGLLHEELETRWKRLLLDEASTGGALGWVPGAKPHHGQLVYPTGRAHDQLNFQKVKLSPTNEPQALGDPSHILLRGPVRQVVTRTIQGEALVAVRSDHHCALWKLEHRGPPEPLQVLEMEKEATGISLSPHLPGELAVCTRSGAVCLWSPQHGLQQIHKDPETFVFKDPSSWRWADFTAHPRVLTVADRTGLRFADARAPSDCGELLFRVGAEASCQRGERVLLAQYLGTPDPLPLSPTLHLVCTQFSLYLLDERLPLVPLLKWNHGLLSPPLLAQLLPPPYPEAPLPLLLGGLGGHLRMLHLSVGSGRTPQLAAPPQSLPSLIDSLPGFPVLEPHGQQLLQERLRAPLTGLAAVVPPGCPSPTMLLFQLSAAGDVFYQRLWLQPDTSSESAGSPSTDHAEDLGLNSHSQTSATSSLGTVSEPSAVSWKPRAVACCRRWLKTLLQVPPTLPSWTPPTFSQHHLRWLKEENKGKVQEGLRAAMAEGRLLLQGDLAPLPPSDPPPAHEPFGTEDKLSERLEASWERKGAIWWDGQRDGSRLPRKRQSREKRRTQLSSSFSSVRSTSDFSDVNSPLPHPPKTPSPLHRMSETSQSLELSQELWVKNIPRERRQTLRDYLAVLPSPDSGNCSIPQFQNPSSQSLSTSEPGKCSVPCSQNPRTQTLFSPLPESYSAFYSQNPNSQSLYSQNPNSQSLYSPEPAFNSVFHSQNSSIQKLPSRHTPSLAGSQPLRKKPRMGF; from the exons ATGGATTTCCCTGACAATCTCTTTCCCACGTTCTTTCTGCCTGGTCCCCCTGGCCTGAGTGATTCCCCTGCCTCTTATCTGGCCCCTGCTTGGAGTGACTACATGCAGTTGCTGAAGCCCCCCCAGACCCAGGATCCATCG ATTAACCCCCAGCATGAAGCATCCTATGTGACAAAGTGGGGAAGATGGAAATCTGACACTCCTGGACCCCTGCCCTTCCTGCTCCCTGGTGCTG ATCCTTGGGATCCTGAACTAATGTCCCAAGATCTGCTCTTTCGGGGGAGAGTGAAGCAACCAGCTAGGGCCAAAGCCACAATAGATGTTATAGAGCAG CTTAACCATTTCTTGTGGGATCATGGAGACATTGCCTTTGGGCCCTTAGGAATGCTGCTGCAGGAGAATTTTAACCTGGGAGAAAAAAAG AAATCCCGCAAGAACAAAATGGTGATGAATACAGAATGGTTGCTCCGGGACCTCAATGGATACCAACCCAAGGG GTGCCCCTGGGCCCACCTGAGTACCCGTCAGCGAAGGTTCTCTCTGCTGGGGGGCACGGTGCTGGGAGAGGAAGTAGAAAATCTGCTTGGGGGGCTGCTGCATGAGGAGCTGGAGACACGCTGGAAGAGGCTGCTCCTGGATGAAGCTTCTACAGGCGGGGCTCTTGGTTGGGTTCCAGGGGCCAAACCCCACCATGGCCAGCTGGTCTACCCTACTGGCCGAGCCCACGACCAGCTGA ACTTCCAGAAGGTAAAACTGTCTCCCACCAACGAGCCCCAGGCCCTTGGGGACCCAAGCCACATCTTGCTCCGAGGACCAGTCCGGCAGGTGGTGACTCGCACAATCCAGGGAGAAG CTCTGGTGGCTGTCCGCTCTGACCATCACTGTGCTTTATGGAAGCTTGAACACCGAGGGCCTCCGGAGCCCCTGCAAGTGCTGGAGATGGAAAAGGAAGCTACCGGGATCAGCCTCAG CCCTCACCTCCCCGGAGAGCTGGCAGTCTGCACTCGCTCGGGAGCTGTGTGTCTGTGGAGCCCCCAGCATGG GCTACAGCAAATACACAAAGACCCCGAGACCTTCGTCTTCAAGGACCCCTCTTCGTGGCGCTGGGCAGACTTCACAGCTCACCCGCGGGTGCTGACTGTCGCCGACCGCACTGGCCTCAGATTCGCGGACGCCCGG GCTCCCTCTGATTGCGGTGAGCTCCTTTTCCGCGTGGGGGCTGAAGCCTCCTGTCAGCGAGGAGAGCGCGTCTTGTTGGCTCAGTACTTGGGGACACCCGATCCTCTCCCCCTGAGTCCCACCCTTCATCTCGTCTGTACCCAG TTCTCCCTCTACCTGCTGGATGAGCGTTTACCTCTCGTGCCATTGCTGAAGTGGAACCACGGGCTCCTGTCTCCCCCGCTGCTGGCTCAGCTCCTGCCCCCGCCCTACCCTGAAGCGCCCCTGCCCCTGCTGCTCGGAGGCCTCGGGGGCCACCTGCGGATGCTGCATCTTTCAG TAGGGTCCGGTCGCACCCCCCAGCTGGCGGCACCGCCGCAGTCTCTGCCTTCGCTCATTGACTCCCTCCCTGGCTTTCCAGTCCTGGAGCCCCACGGTCAGCAGCTGCTGCAGGAACGCCTCAGGGCTCCCCTTACAG GCTTGGCTGCTGTTGTACCGCCAGGTTGCCCCAGCCCCACCATGCTGCTGTTCCAGCTCTCCGCTGCTGGAGATGTTTTTTACCAGCGCCTCTGGCTGCAGCCAGACACCAGTTCAGAAAGTGCTGGCTCTCCTTCCACTGACCACGCTGAGGACTTAGGCCTCAATTCCCACAGCCAGACCTCTGCTACCTCATCCTTGGGCACAGTTTCTGAGCCCAGCGCTGTTTCCTGGAAGCCCCGGGCTGTTGCTTGTTGCCGCCGTTGGCTGAAAACCCTGTTACAGGTTCCCCCAACCCTCCCTTCTTGGACACCCCCTACTTTCTCCCAACACCATCTCCGATGgttgaaggaagaaaacaaagggaaGGTCCAAGAGGGCCTGCGGGCCGCCATGGCCGAAGGTCGGCTCCTGCTTCAAGGGGACCTGGCCCCACTCCCTCCCTCTGATCCACCCCCTGCACACGAGCCCTTTGGTACGGAAGACAAGTTGAGTGAACGTTTGGAAGCGTCCTGGGAAAGGAAGGGAGCCATTTGGTGGGATGGCCAACGAGATGGCAGCCGGCTGCCTAGAAAGCGGCAGTCGAGGGAGAAGAGGCGGACTCAGCTCTCTAGTTCTTTCTCTTCCGTCAGATCTACTTCTGACTTCTCTGACGTCAACAGTCCCCTTCCTCATCCTCCAAAGACTCCCAGCCCTCTCCACAGGATGTCTGAAACTTCTCAGTCTCTGGAGCTGTCTCAGGAGCTCTGGGTCAAAAATATACCCCGAGAACGGCGGCAGACACTTCGAGACTACCTTGCAGTCCTCCCTTCTCCAGACTCAGGAAACTGCTCTATCCCCCAATTCCAGAATCCTAGCAGCCAGAGCCTCTCCACTTCTGAGCCAGGGAAATGTTCAGTACCATGCTCCCAGAATCCAAGGACACAgaccctcttttctcctctcccagaGAGCTACTCTGCCTTCTACTCTCAAAATCCAAACAGTCAGAGCCTCTACTCTCAAAATCCAAACAGTCAGAGCCTCTACTCCCCTGAACCAGCGTTCAACTCTGTGTTCCACTCCCAGAATTCAAGCATCCAGAAACTGCCCTCCCGACACACTCCTTCCCTTGCAGGCTCACAGCCCCTCAGGAAGAAGCCCCGCATGGGCTTCTAA